The genomic window CAGATGTCTTAGATCCCAGCTTTCATGATTACCAACATGGCCAATTTAATTCCATCTATGGTTCCTTCTCACTAATTTACTTATTGTTTTGCAGAAAATCCCAGGCATTATGTATTTTAACTCCTAATGACTTAAGTACGTATATCTAGCATATATCTTCTATATTATATGGAACTACCAAGCCATTATCACAGgtaacaaattaataaaaatcgCTTATGTCATAATACCCAATCCATATTCAATTGTTGTGGTTGCCTGAAAATATCTTTGTATAGGTGATTTGCTCAAATcaaattaatagtaagattttgacagagttctttcatagtttgcaacaaatgcctcatgacaatgcaaggtgttggtgaagggttgatgtatggggcccctgtatgacattatgcatgtttgctttgtaagctcaaaaCATGTAATATACATTTAATtgcttatgtgtgttcatatataaatgatataaggataataataaatgaattggttaggggaaaatactttgtttagtagtaatattttgacaatgttctctaaacattagtttaaaaggtttgaaaacaatgcaagatatgagtggtagggtgagatgttatatatgtttgtttgatgttatatgtttgttttttaagttcacaattattatacatttattgtttatgtatgtttgtgtatgagtgatatagttcaataaaaaagtaaaaaaagtacaATCACGGTCAAGGCATTAGTTTATATCATTAAATATCTTTTATTGTACGTCAAtctcacatttcttttttaattatgcCACTTACATTAGAAAAGCTGGATCATTCATCCTGTATAAACTTCTACATGCTTTATTTTGCTGCAAGTTTCATCACAGTATCGATTACTTGTTTTTCAACAGAATTTAAGAGAGGAGGCAAGAGTGGAAATTGATCCTATGAAGAATACCTGGACTCAAGACAGACCTGGATTTTGCAGAGAAGGTAAGATATTGTGCTGAGGACACACATCTGGGGAATCTTGAACTAGACAAAGCACAGAGTAAAGGGATTAGACTCAGCAGATCTGAGGCTTCTCACAGATCCAATGGTAGAGACGGTAGCCACCACAATAATCACTGTCCCAGTGGCCGGATGTCATTAGGTAGACACAGTCATAGAAATTCCAATTTTCATATCGCCAGTTCCTGTAAATAAACATACAACATCAGCCAAATCCCTAAGCAAAGGAATGTGGAACAAGGTACAGCAGTAAATATCAACACCGAGGTACCAGATAAAGGTTAGTCCATAAGAGTAGACATTAGGAAACTAGTGAAATACcaacaaatggaaaaatccaTGCCATACCCTATGGTTAGGCTTATCCACCTCGACACTGTGGACATTAGGGTTCTTTATTGTGCACTATAGGATATTGGACTTTATCACTGGACTCTACCCACCAGCTTCCAGTAGCACCAACCCTAGTCATGACACTCAAAAATCTCCAGATAGTCTTTAGAAGGAAAATCAGCTCCAAGTAAGCACCATGATTTGTATAACAATCAACTGGTTGAATGTCCAGCATTGCATTGAAAATAGATGAGGCCCAAGTGGACAGGTCACTAAACTTCCCTGGATGTCTTTTTACTAACAGGATTTTGTGATGATATGATGCATTTGAGTGTGGTATACAATGGATACTCTGGTACAAAATGTAGTTTGAAATATTTCcaacactcattcattcatcccaaatttgccatgtcagctggcccttctttggagctggtgtttctgcgtgatggaactggactcagatgggatctcttttcacaagactttcatgctactttactggaattgtagttggtgctggggtttaagatatatctaggggatttgaatctctggactgacaatatgatagccaggccctgaacctcaacagacttcaactcctacactgtgatttattggacttaccccactcagctaacatggagttgaagaaggtcaaccactacaccatggagccaagagtgcctacaactgaaagcaggaggattgcatccagtacccatgtggaatctaagccccctcttgacatagatgtgcaatggacacaaccaatccaaagtccacagagaaaatgtgtcattggtgtgggaaaagtggccatggtggctcctggctgcagggaatgggaggaagagatgagttgtggaggcattttcgggacttggagatgtcctgggtggtgctcacggacaattaccggacattgcaGATTCCCCCAGGTCCCGcgggatggaatgtgggagagtgtgggctatgatgtggaccattgaccatgaggtgcagcaatgcccagagatgtacttaccaaatgcaatggatgtgtcataatgatgggagacagtgttgctgtggggggagtggtggggtgggggcggtgaggttgaatgggacctcatattttttaaatgtaatattttaaaaaaatgaataataataaaaaaaagaggcatGTAGAGAGGACTTGAGAGGTCAGAAGAGGAGGATGTGAAGATATATAAGATGCAGTGTCCAAGCCTTGGAAGTTGCCATCATCAAGAATCTAGACATTACACAGTGTTACTGGGGAATGGGGTGTTTCCTAAATGGACATAAAAGTCATGTTTAGAAATGTTGCAACTTCGACTTGAGTAGAGCACGGGTTGATGAGGGCAAGCCTAGATCTAGGATATACAGCAGTGTTCCAGTCTAGAGACCATAAGGTATGAGATGAGGCAGTGcaatggggaaaaaaggaaggaggaatacacaGGAGTGGTCCAGGAGCCTCTTGGTATGGTTCTGGTAAAGGCTGAGTGGAaggacagaaatggaaaaagagaagtgACGACCAAAAAGTGAGTGTCATTGAATGCCACGGTTCCTCCAGGCAGAGTTTCTTCAAGCTTTCTTTGTTGGAAACTAGAGCCTCCAGGTTATGTGCCCAGAAGTTCTCCCACTCTAAATAAGCTCAGCAAATGACACGTTGTTTCTTCCTCTCCTGAAGATGCACAACTCTCTTTAACAAACCAAAGCTACTAAGACTTCCTACAATGAAGAATGTCCTGCTTAATATTGTGTAGCCCATTGTTTACACACACATTTACTACTCATAAAATAACAGTAAGCACATAGTAGAGGATTTCACTGGCAGATGTTTGGTTCATGCCAAAATGAGACCCTTGAAGCAGTTGAAAAACCTATTGTCAGAAGATTTTTATCAAACTCCAGTGGCACAGAACGGATGGGGTGAGGGAATCTGAGTCCAAGCAGGGACACTCACGTGTAGGTGAGAGATGATCCATCTTGCCACTTGTACAGGCCATTTCTGTAATATTTTGTGAGGCCGATCCAAAACTCTTGTTGAGATGTAGTTAGGAATTTCTACTTGGAAAGAAGGCAGAGGTAGTCAAGAATTATGTGTATACATAAGTGGTGCTGGGATCAGGACAGAGGAACATGAAAGAGATGAAGAACGTTCCAATAATcaattactagagcattttcattattccagtaataatattaataaaaaaaaccaGAATTCTTCAGGGGACAGTGTACGGATTGAATAATATCCTCACAAAAGTATGTTCCTGTCCCAAACCCTGCTCCTGTAAGTATGAagccatttgtaaacaggaaTTTTGCCCAAACTGACAGATGGCGGGACTTAATCGATTGTGGCTGAAGATTTTACTAGCAAGGAAAATGGATATGTAAGGAGAAGACAAGGGCagctgccagaagctggaagtcaacagaaatcagaagagaaaggagaggacactgccatgtacggtgccatgtgacagaagccaaggaccaaggattgtgACAGCCAGTCCCAGAAACACACAGTCTTCAGGGTGGAAGCATTGCCTTCCTGACACCTCGATTTTGAAATTCTCCTAGACACAAAACAGTAAGCCGGGACACTGTAGAGCCcccaaaaattcccattgtttaagcccaaCCATTGTACAGTGTTAGTTTTAGTGGCAGGAAACTAAGACATTCAGGAACAGGATCTTGTAATTCCTTGGAAAGAGTCCCCACcgtaccccttcctcccctacctgctCTGCTAGGCTGTTGATGATGACCAGGTGAGCTCCCGCATGGATACACTGATCCTTGGCTTCAATCCAGGTGAGTCTGTTTATACTAAAGTTATAGCAGGAGCCCTCAAATGCTGTCCAGTCCTCAGGGCAGGGAGTGCAGGAAGATCCTGGGGGACATGGAGAGAAGTCCATTCTGCTGGGGCTGGGAGCTGCAATGGTCATAGAACTGAACTGCAACCAAGTGAATTTATTTCAACTGAACCAACTGGCTGCATCCCTGACATTTGGAAACAGGGATCTGAGCAGCTTCCCTTGGGTCCCATGCCCAATCCTTATCAGAAGTGGGGGAGTGGATGCATGGCAAGGAATTGAGCACcgccttcccatgtatgaggtcctgcgttcaacactggtacctcctaaaaaaaataaacaggaagcaAATGACAAAAACCAATTTTCATTTGGGAATGGAtgctgctcagtggttgagtgcctgctttccatgtacaagatcctgggttcaatccctggtacctcctgcaaaaaaaaaaaagcagcggAATGCAATTCAGGGTAGCTCAAACTGATGTCACTAGTACTTGTGAATGGGGGTTagttaaaatccttttttttttcaatttttaaataaattttatttttacttttttgtttttatttattttttaatattacattaaaaaatatgaggtccccatatactccacaccccacacccccctcatcCCTCCattacaacaatctcctccatcatcatgagacagtcattgcatttggtgaatacatcttcgAGCtgcactgcacctcatggtcaatggtccacatcatagcccacactcttccacagcccacccagtgggccatgggaggacatacaatgtccggtaactgtccctgcagcaccacccaggacaactccaacccccaaaaatgcccccacatcatatctcttcttcccactccctacccccagcagccaccatggacactttctccacaccaatgccatattttcttcgattactaatcacaatagttcatgaatagaatatcagtaagtccactctaatccatattctattcctccatcctgtggaccttgaaatgtttgggtccactccacatccgtatcaagagggggcttagattccacatggatgctggatgcaattctcctgctttcagctgtaggcactcttggctccctggtgtggtggttgaccttcttcagctccatgttagctgagtggggtaagtccaataaaccagagtgtaggagctgaagtttgttgaggctcagggcctggttatcacatgatcagtcctgagattcaggtctcctgatatacactaaaccccagtaccaactacagttctggtaaaagtaacaggagagacttgtggacaaagttcacatctaagtccaactccatcccacagaaacacaaactccaaagtaggaccaacctTAAAACTCAGCTGACTCAAGAACTATTACTGTCAACCACGTGGCAAAGAACAGCACCCCTCTTCCAACACTCACCCCCCACAAACCAAACTGCAAATACCTGTCTCCTTACCATTTCCTGACTGCACAGCGTTCATTTGCCGGAACATTTCTCCCCGAATGAAGTCCCGATTGTGTCTAGCATCTGCCAGTCCTTTTGTAACTAAGAGACATGTAGAGAAAAGCTGTCCACAGGCCCAGAAGGAAGAAGGGCTGGtatgtggggaggagggaggccaCCATGGCAATCAGCACTTACATGTGTTGTTCAGTTGATTCAATTCTTCTTCTAATTGGTAGTTTAAAAGTAAGACTATGGggtgtggaaaagaaaagaaatgcccTGAATTTTTAGACTCTTGTTGGATATATTCAATCTCCCGAAATCTTCCAAGCTAGGATGGGGAAGAAAAATTTCCTTCTAAAACCATAATGCCAGAGAACTCAGAACAACCTAATGTTACTGCCCACAACAGCTCCGCACACACCCTTCCCTGAACAGTGAAGCTGGAGAACCTGGTCCCTCTGATCACCCTTCCCACTGGCCTCATTTCCTCACCATTTCCCAGGACCACACCAACGATCATGACCAAGAGAAACATCAGCGTGGTCATCGCCAGACACAGAAACTTCCAGGGATCAAACTGGGGAGGATTTTGTTCCTGCTGTCCTGTGGAGAATGGAGAAAGAGTCAATCCACATGGGCTCTGGAAAGTGCTGAAAAGTCGAGAGTCACACTCGCCACTGGACTACTGAGTCGTGGTGGGTATGACCACACCAGAGGGACCCCAAGCTTTCTTCTCCCTGACCTGTTCAGAGCTCTGAAGGATACCCAGGTCCCAGCACTTCAGAATATGTAACACTGAGCCTTTCCACTCACCAGATTCCTTGAGTACAGGCAGAGATTTCTCCCCCATGGGTGTGAGGTCCTGAGCAGGCTGCCACCCACTGGGCCTGCCTTCAGCCATGGCTGCAGCTCACTCTGCTCTGTTTGTTCCTTACTCTCTGGGCTATTACTGAAGATGAACTCAGCCTAGAATAGGAAATGCCCTCACCCCCACATAATCTCTAGCAAGTTTCCTTCCGGGCTCAGATAGCCCCCAAGATCTCTAGATGGCTTTTCAATCCATGTGATGGAGAGTCATGGGCATCTGTCAGAGGTTGTTCTGCCCTGCCTGCTTTCTGCTACTTTGATTCTCTCCCAGTTGTTGTGGACAGTATTTTGCCCTGGAATGTGCCTCGAGTTTCCTTGTGCATTTGCCCTTGTAGGCTTCTGGTAAAGATATCCTGTAAAGATCTTGCAGTTTCTCAGAGATAAAAGTGTGGTATTTACAACTCATGCATCTCTGTTCTGTCCCTTCCTTCTGGAAAGTGTGGCCAAAACTTTTCCTCAACACTTTTACTTAATAATTAAGATTTTAAATGGAGAATTTACTGCAACACATTGGAGAAGGAAGTGAATGTTTATGATGTGCCTTCTAGATACCAAACTCCTTGTTAGGAAATGTGAAAATATATCCTatcataatatattatattacaGCTTTTTTCTTAGGTTATGTCCCATGTTActgttttcagcttttcttttagtaatgtacaTGTCCATAGACGTTCCGtgtcaaccactgtcatacccacataatagctctgctagtcagaAACACCATGATGTggtctcaccatttccattcatttccaaagatttcaaatgatcttttaaccaattctgcaccaACTCACCATCAGCTTTCtattctttaccctcattctctttttctggtggtctatattctaattattaatttcatgagtttacatgatatatttagttcatgatagcacaatcatatagtatttgcccttcttttgtgcctggcttgctcactcaacagaatgtcctccaggttcatccacgttgtcgtATGCTTCAAAACAATTTCTTACCGacgcataatattccattgtgtgtacacacccaatttttttttatttattttttaattttttaaaattttattcattttgtaaaaatattacattcaaaaaatatgaggtcccattcaaccccaccactcccccccaagcaacactcactcccatcgtcatgacacatcgattgcatttggtaagtacatctctgggcatctctgcacctcatggtcaatggtccacatcatagcccatactctcccacgttccatccagtgggccctgggaggatttgcaatgtccagtgattgcccctgaagcaccatccagggcaactccaagtcccaaaaacgcctccacatctcatctcttcctgccattccccatacccatcagccaccatggccacttttcctactccaatgccaccttttctatgtagaccttggattggttgtgtccattgtacctccatgtcaagaggaggctcagattctacatggatactggacgcaatcctcctgctttcagttgtaggcactctaggctccatggtgtggtggttgtccttcttcaactccatcttagctgagtggggtgagtccaataaatcagagtgtaggagctgaagtctgttgaggctcagggcctggctatcatattgtcagtccagagattcaagtcccctaaatatatcttgaaccccaacaccaactacaattccaataaagtagcatgaaagtcttgtgaaaagagatcccatctgagtccagttccatcatgcagaaacaccagctccaaagaagggccatctgacatgacagtgaaccccatctgccatgaccatagaagccgTGGCACacccaatttgtttatccactcatcagtcgATGGACAGCTgtgctgtttccaacttttgacaatcttGAATCACGCCgctgtgaacataggtgtgcagatgtctatttgtgtcactgctctcagttcctctgggtatatacttagtcaTGGTGTTGTtggatcacatggcaagtctatattcaacttccttaggaactgcctaacagtcctccacagttcACGTGcagttctacattcccaccaacagggagtAAGTGTTCCTTTCTACCCACATCCTCTTTGacttttacagttttctgactttttatagTGTCCagcctaataggtgtgaaatgacatctcattgtagttttgatttgcatttccctaattgttagtgatgttgaacattttttcatgtgtttctttgccatttattCTTATCTGGGCAATTGTCCtttcaacacttttgcacattttttatatggggtagtttgtctttttattgccgagttgtaggatttctttatacatcatggatattaaacccttatcaggtatgtgcttgccaaatattttctcctactgagttcgttgccttttcaccctttagataaagtcctttgaggtgaaaaaatgtttaattttgagaaagttccatttatctgttttttcttttgctgctcatgctttggatatacGGTTTAAGAAACGACCACCTATCACaaatcctgaagatgttttccgacattttcttgtaggagttttatggttgtcccTTTTATAtataggttcttgatccattttgagttaatttttatataaggtgtgagataagggtcctcatTCTTAcctttggatatggctatccagttctcctaacaccttttgttgaatagaatATTCTGGCCCAGGTGGATGGGCTTAATAAACTtatcaaaaatcacatgactggAGAGTGGAAGTACCTACTGGTTGAATGCCTGGTTCTgacatatgaggccctgggtccaatccctggtatgttcataaaaagtaaaataaaaaataacaaacaaaacacttgactatagatattagggtttatttctgagtttttatttggttccattggtcaatctgaccgtccttatgccagtaaaatgctggggttttttttttctttctttttttcactacCACAGCTAATGAATACGCTTTACACTTAGGAAGTTAGAGTTCCAACTCGTTCTTCTTTTATCTTGCCTCTTCATGGCACtttactcttaaaaataaatttgattattggattTTCAAGTTCTGGAGGAAAAAcacctttgtgatttttttattgggattttgttgaatctgtaaatcatattGGGGAGAATTGATTTTTCTTAAGGAGtatcttttttaatttcaaaaattagGAAAAGTTGGAACTTGAaagttactttattttatttatttatggtttatttagttttaattgcattttttaaaatatgtagatcacaaaaaatgctatattaaaaaaataagaagttctTATATacgccccccactcccacccccaggattgacattttaatgatattaggTCTAccaatccatgaatgtggaatgGCTTTCCATTTACTGaagtcttctgtttatttttgcagtgttttgttgttttctgaataagGTCCTTTATGTGAttggttaaagttattcctaaatatttggttgttTTAGTCACTACAGTAAAttgaatatttttctaatttcctcctaAGATTGGACATCTGTACTGTAAgtaaatgctattgatttttgcatcttAATCCTGTATCCTGCAGTATacatgaaggaatggaaggaagagactgcccacctgcagagaagattcataagtagaggaCTCCTTGCCACAGAGGCcactgcccatcctccactggaggcacaagctgccttggcagCTGTTCCATGGgttgaattgaaagctccacttcccaaaaatggaggagaaagagatggttaagtaaaacttcaactactgatgagtaaattcagcgggctaaagtataatcctaagaggagttaaagtttgaacctttccaagtcagaaagtggCTGGTAGACACCATATTAagtctgcacctggcatgaggagaagcagggcagactgaaaatccagtagtagtggggactggcttctttccatccagatcagattgcagctctagcctaggcctcagcaccacctccagcaggtAGCAAGCTGTTGGGAactgtaccagcctctccagaaaattaCCAACCAACCTGTGGAGGGCACTAATTGCCCTACACTtgtggtgcaagctgccccaggagttattctgtgcctggaattgtaagctccatttcccaaaagcaggggagaaggagatggttggccacagATTTTGACAAATGATTAATAGACTCTGCTGGCTAAGCtttaaccctaggaacagctggggtgtgaatctgtccaattcagaaagaggctggaggcCACCTATGTGACACTGTCCCCAACATGAAGGGAAATACCCAgctgactgaaaaccacagtgacaATAGGAAGCAGGTTCTTTCACACACATCGACCTGCAGCCCTAGttcaggcttcagccccacctctgccatggaggaggctggcaggccatgcatcagcctatccaggtaactgcaggtacctttggatGACACAGAGTGTATAATtagaagtctaccggggcaaatgtggtcatcttggacccccactgcatagattgctcccCACATCTACAGTCCCATTCCTGCCCCCAGGTAGGGGAAAAAGTGGTGTGAAgtttcatcattctctctggacaactacagtctggGCCTGTGCGACTTGGATTATTGcacagagctgtgactctgtactacccctggcaaaggagaaagttgggagaagcttcatttgtCCTTGGCATAATGAgtgcagcttgaacctccacagcttgtAGGACCAATTGCAACCTTGGCTCTTACTGTACAAATAGAAGGAAGacagagcaggaagccctaaacgaaagagaaaaactgcacccagaataaatactgtagtaatccagatgtcaagacaccaccaaaaaattacaatctacactaagaaataggaagctatggtccaggtaaaggaacaagataagcctccagatgacataaaggagtagagacaactaatcataaatattcaaacaaatctccttaataaattcaatgagatggcaaaacagattaaggatattaagaagacactggatgagcaaaaagaagaatttgaaaacatacatagaaaaatagcagatcttatggcaaTGAGAGGTATGATATATGAAATTTGAAACACAATGCAATCCTATAAAAGCAGATttcaggaagcagaagaaagcattgatgagcttgaggaaatggcctctgaaagtgagcatacgaaagaacagatgaagaaaagaatggaaaaaaattgaacaaggtctcagggaattaaatgacagcaaaagactgcaaacattcatgtcatgggtgtcccagaatgagaagagaaggaaaaggggcagaaggaatattggaaagattaatggtagaaaatttcccaaccctattgaaggacatagatatccatgtccaagaggcaCAACATTCTCCTAtctgaaaaattcaaatagaccaactctgggacatatactcatcagaaagtcaaatgccaaagacagagaattctgagaacagcaggaaaaaaacaatgtataacatataagggatacctaaaaattaagcactgatttctctccagaaaccatggaggcgagaagacagttgtataatatattttaaatactaaaagagaaaaacttccagcccagaatcttatatccagg from Dasypus novemcinctus isolate mDasNov1 unplaced genomic scaffold, mDasNov1.1.hap2 scaffold_124, whole genome shotgun sequence includes these protein-coding regions:
- the LOC101439834 gene encoding C-type lectin domain family 4 member G-like; this encodes MAEGRPSGWQPAQDLTPMGEKSLPVLKESGQQEQNPPQFDPWKFLCLAMTTLMFLLVMIVGVVLGNVLLLNYQLEEELNQLNNTFTKGLADARHNRDFIRGEMFRQMNAVQSGNGSSCTPCPEDWTAFEGSCYNFSINRLTWIEAKDQCIHAGAHLVIINSLAEQKFLTTSQQEFWIGLTKYYRNGLYKWQDGSSLTYTNWRYENWNFYDCVYLMTSGHWDSDYCGGYRLYHWICEKPQIC